One stretch of Comamonas testosteroni DNA includes these proteins:
- a CDS encoding sigma-E factor negative regulatory protein — protein MNDDLIKQEQLSALVDGEASSVRMQAVLSYAESDEGRQSWAMYHLIGDVLRSPELAHHSQHDILSGVRAHMEREPIRGIHLPGVTADVASSLGLGGLEQITAAEERGQALGNGATVVSLPARQAANASVFRWKMAAGFASVAAVAAVGWGVMLAGSGGLYGRQGGAQLAALSPNAVVAAAPAASLGLSQPVSGSEETAMPLGSEAQSSTVVAVAGPNGQTVMLRDPRLDELLASHPQQSSAPNLQMPASFLRNAGFATATRH, from the coding sequence ATGAATGACGATCTGATCAAGCAGGAACAGTTGTCGGCCCTGGTGGATGGCGAAGCCTCCTCGGTCCGGATGCAGGCCGTGCTTTCCTATGCGGAAAGCGACGAAGGCCGGCAGTCCTGGGCCATGTATCACCTGATTGGCGATGTGCTGCGTTCTCCCGAACTGGCCCATCACAGCCAGCACGATATTCTGAGCGGCGTGCGCGCCCATATGGAGCGCGAGCCGATTCGCGGCATCCATCTGCCCGGAGTGACCGCAGATGTGGCCAGTTCCCTGGGCTTGGGCGGTCTGGAGCAGATCACTGCAGCCGAGGAGCGGGGCCAGGCACTGGGCAACGGCGCAACGGTGGTCAGCCTGCCTGCCCGTCAGGCGGCCAATGCATCGGTCTTTCGCTGGAAGATGGCAGCCGGCTTTGCCTCGGTTGCAGCCGTGGCCGCCGTTGGCTGGGGAGTCATGCTTGCAGGCTCGGGGGGGCTGTACGGTCGCCAGGGTGGGGCGCAACTCGCCGCTCTCAGCCCGAATGCCGTGGTGGCCGCCGCGCCTGCCGCATCGCTGGGCTTGAGCCAGCCTGTTTCTGGCAGTGAGGAGACGGCCATGCCCTTGGGTTCGGAAGCCCAGTCTTCCACCGTGGTGGCAGTTGCTGGTCCCAACGGCCAGACCGTGATGCTGCGTGATCCGCGTCTGGACGAGCTGCTGGCTTCTCACCCTCAACAAAGCAGCGCGCCCAATCTGCAGATGCCTGCCAGCTTTTTGCGCAATGCAGGCTTTGCTACGGCTACCCGCCATTGA
- a CDS encoding DegQ family serine endoprotease, producing the protein MRTPAWMTLKSRVSATAIASSMAIAALIAGGMLPVTAAHAQSAATARGLPDFTDLVDQVGPSVVNIRTLEKVSNNSAEALGMDEDMLEFFRRFGLPVPNVPRQRSPKGGQSEEEQPRGVGSGFILTADGYVMTNAHVVDGADEVIVTLTDKREFKAKIVGADKRTDVAVVKIDAKGLPAVKIGDVSKLRVGEWVMAIGSPFGLENSVTAGIVSAKQRDTGDYLPFIQTDVAINPGNSGGPLINMRGEVVGINSQIYSRSGGFMGISFAIPVDEAIRVSDQLRATGKVTRGRIGVQIGPVTKDVAESIGLGKPEGALVSAVEPDSPAAKAGVEAGDVITKFDGKAIEKVSDLPRLVGNTKPGTKSSITVLRRGKLKELSMVIAEVPSDESAKTKAGSGGAGKTPSGTLENKSLGLTLSELTAAQKKELAIKGGVRVSAAVDAAARAGLREGDVILQLANAEVSDLKSFEAAWAKADKSKPVNVLVRRGDWAQYVLIRPAK; encoded by the coding sequence ATGCGCACACCAGCCTGGATGACGCTCAAATCCCGTGTTTCGGCTACAGCCATTGCCAGTTCGATGGCGATCGCGGCCCTGATCGCAGGAGGCATGCTGCCGGTTACTGCTGCTCATGCCCAAAGTGCTGCAACGGCGCGCGGCCTGCCGGACTTCACGGATCTGGTCGATCAGGTCGGTCCTTCGGTGGTCAACATTCGAACGCTGGAGAAGGTCTCCAACAACAGCGCCGAAGCTCTGGGCATGGATGAAGACATGCTGGAGTTCTTTCGCCGCTTCGGCCTTCCCGTGCCCAATGTGCCGCGTCAGCGCTCGCCCAAGGGCGGTCAGTCCGAGGAAGAGCAGCCACGTGGCGTGGGATCCGGATTCATCCTCACGGCTGACGGCTATGTGATGACCAATGCCCATGTGGTTGATGGCGCCGATGAGGTCATCGTCACGCTGACCGACAAGCGGGAGTTCAAGGCAAAAATAGTCGGCGCAGACAAGCGTACCGATGTGGCCGTGGTCAAGATCGATGCCAAAGGGCTTCCTGCAGTCAAGATCGGCGATGTGAGCAAGCTGCGCGTGGGCGAGTGGGTCATGGCGATAGGCTCGCCCTTCGGGCTCGAAAATTCGGTCACTGCCGGCATTGTCTCGGCCAAGCAGCGCGATACCGGCGACTATCTGCCCTTTATCCAGACCGACGTGGCCATCAATCCCGGCAACTCGGGCGGACCGCTGATCAATATGCGCGGCGAGGTGGTGGGGATCAATAGCCAGATCTATTCGCGCTCGGGTGGCTTCATGGGCATCAGCTTTGCAATTCCCGTGGATGAAGCGATTCGTGTCAGCGATCAACTGCGTGCCACTGGCAAGGTCACGCGCGGGCGTATCGGCGTGCAGATCGGCCCCGTGACCAAGGATGTGGCCGAGTCCATAGGCCTGGGCAAGCCAGAAGGCGCCCTGGTGTCGGCCGTCGAGCCGGACTCTCCTGCGGCCAAGGCCGGTGTGGAGGCGGGCGACGTGATCACCAAGTTCGATGGCAAGGCCATCGAGAAGGTCTCCGATCTGCCGCGTCTCGTGGGCAATACCAAGCCCGGCACCAAGAGCAGCATTACCGTGCTGCGCCGTGGCAAGCTCAAGGAGTTGAGCATGGTGATTGCCGAAGTGCCTTCCGACGAATCTGCCAAGACCAAGGCTGGCAGCGGCGGTGCAGGCAAGACTCCATCCGGCACGCTGGAGAACAAGTCGCTGGGTCTGACGCTGAGCGAGCTGACGGCTGCGCAGAAGAAGGAGCTGGCCATCAAGGGCGGCGTGCGCGTGTCGGCTGCGGTGGATGCCGCAGCCCGTGCCGGCCTGCGTGAAGGTGATGTGATCCTGCAACTGGCGAATGCGGAAGTCTCGGATCTCAAGAGCTTCGAGGCCGCCTGGGCCAAGGCCGACAAGTCCAAACCCGTCAATGTGCTGGTGCGCCGTGGTGACTGGGCGCAGTATGTGTTGATTCGCCCTGCCAAATAA
- the lepA gene encoding translation elongation factor 4 — MNHIRNFSIIAHIDHGKSTLADRLIQRCGGLAERDMEAQVLDSMDIEKERGITIKAQTAALQYKAKDGNVYNLNLIDTPGHVDFSYEVSRSLSACEGGLLVVDASQGVEAQTVANCYTALDLGVEVFAVLNKMDLPQADPENAKAEIEDVIGIDASDAIPCSAKTGMGIDEILEAIVAKVPAPKGNPDGPLRAMIVDSWFDPYVGVVMLVRVVDGELKKNERFKMMASGAAYEANSIGVFTPANQPRDVLRAGEVGYIIAGIKELKAAKVGDTITLEKKLPNNLGPADKPLPGFKEVKPQVFAGLYPTEASEYDQLRDALEKLQLNDAALQFEPEVSQALGFGFRCGFLGLLHMEIVQERLEREFDQDLITTAPSVVYQVVKGDGELIDVENPSKMPDVGRIQEIREPIVTVHLYMPQDYVGPVMTLANQKRGVQMNMQYHGRQVMLTYEMPLGEIVLDFFDKLKSVSRGYASMDYEFKEYRASDVVKVDILLNGEKVDALSIIVHRSQSVYRGRAVVAKMREIISRQMFDVAIQAAIGANIIARETVKAMRKNVLAKCYGGDITRKRKLLEKQKAGKKRMKQIGSVEVPQEAFLAILQVED, encoded by the coding sequence ATGAATCACATCCGTAATTTCTCCATCATTGCGCACATTGACCATGGCAAGTCCACGCTGGCGGACCGCCTGATCCAGCGCTGCGGCGGCCTCGCCGAACGCGATATGGAAGCCCAGGTGCTGGACTCGATGGACATCGAGAAAGAGCGCGGCATCACCATCAAGGCCCAGACCGCGGCCCTGCAGTACAAGGCCAAGGACGGCAATGTCTACAACCTGAACCTGATCGACACCCCCGGTCACGTGGACTTCTCCTATGAAGTCTCGCGTTCGCTGTCCGCCTGCGAAGGCGGTCTGCTGGTGGTTGATGCCTCCCAGGGCGTGGAAGCCCAGACCGTGGCCAACTGCTACACGGCGCTTGATCTGGGCGTGGAGGTATTCGCCGTTCTCAACAAGATGGACCTGCCCCAGGCCGATCCCGAGAATGCCAAGGCCGAGATCGAGGACGTGATCGGTATCGATGCCAGCGACGCCATTCCCTGTTCGGCCAAGACCGGCATGGGCATCGACGAGATTCTGGAAGCCATCGTGGCCAAGGTGCCGGCCCCCAAGGGCAATCCCGATGGCCCTCTGCGTGCCATGATCGTGGACAGCTGGTTCGACCCCTATGTGGGCGTCGTGATGCTGGTGCGCGTGGTGGATGGCGAACTCAAGAAGAACGAGCGCTTCAAGATGATGGCCAGCGGTGCTGCCTATGAAGCCAACAGCATCGGCGTGTTCACTCCTGCCAACCAGCCGCGCGACGTGCTCAGGGCCGGTGAGGTGGGTTACATCATTGCCGGCATCAAGGAGTTGAAGGCCGCCAAGGTGGGTGACACCATCACGCTGGAAAAAAAGCTGCCCAACAATCTGGGGCCTGCCGACAAGCCCCTGCCTGGCTTCAAGGAGGTCAAGCCCCAGGTGTTTGCGGGGCTGTACCCCACCGAAGCCAGTGAGTATGACCAGTTGCGTGATGCACTGGAAAAGCTGCAGCTCAACGATGCGGCACTGCAGTTCGAACCCGAAGTCTCGCAGGCTCTGGGCTTTGGCTTCCGCTGCGGTTTCCTGGGCCTGCTGCACATGGAAATCGTGCAGGAGCGTCTGGAGCGTGAATTCGACCAGGATCTGATCACCACGGCCCCCAGCGTGGTCTACCAGGTGGTCAAGGGTGATGGCGAGCTGATCGACGTGGAAAACCCGTCCAAGATGCCCGATGTCGGCCGCATCCAGGAGATTCGCGAGCCCATCGTGACCGTGCACCTCTACATGCCGCAAGACTATGTGGGCCCGGTGATGACGCTGGCCAACCAGAAGCGTGGCGTGCAGATGAATATGCAGTACCACGGCCGTCAGGTCATGCTGACCTACGAGATGCCGCTGGGCGAAATCGTGCTGGACTTCTTCGACAAGCTCAAGAGCGTCTCGCGCGGCTATGCCTCCATGGACTATGAGTTCAAGGAATATCGCGCGTCCGACGTGGTGAAGGTCGATATCTTGCTCAACGGCGAAAAGGTGGATGCACTGTCCATCATCGTGCACCGCTCGCAGTCCGTGTATCGCGGCCGCGCCGTGGTTGCCAAGATGCGCGAGATCATCAGCCGTCAGATGTTCGATGTGGCCATCCAGGCTGCCATCGGTGCCAACATCATTGCGCGTGAAACCGTCAAGGCCATGCGCAAGAACGTGCTGGCCAAGTGCTATGGCGGCGACATCACGCGTAAGCGCAAGCTGCTCGAAAAGCAGAAGGCCGGCAAGAAGCGTATGAAGCAGATCGGTTCGGTGGAAGTGCCGCAGGAAGCCTTCCTGGCCATTCTGCAAGTGGAGGATTGA
- the lepB gene encoding signal peptidase I, protein MQVMQWITAAILAAFVGYIAAWYTGSIEGNFALLLFLATVVTGVYWLAERFYFWPRRRAAAAALEQAAVERRAELDRMGIAKTDIEVSEDAKGRILMQPWWLDWTAGLFPVIAIVFVLRSFLFEPFKIPSGSMIPTLMVGDLILVNKFTYGIRLPVINKKITEGNKPQRGDVMVFRYPPQPTLDYIKRVVGVPGDEVAYINKRLSINGKELPTRELPDFLDRDVMRYFKQFEETLGEQAHRAIVNNDVPAFIQGASNFDFKENCRYSVEGVTCKVPEGHYFMMGDNRDNSLDSRYWGFVPDQNIVGKAFFVWMNFGDLGRIGRFH, encoded by the coding sequence ATGCAAGTCATGCAGTGGATCACGGCCGCCATCCTGGCGGCCTTTGTAGGCTATATCGCGGCCTGGTACACCGGCTCCATCGAGGGCAACTTCGCGCTGCTGCTGTTTCTGGCAACCGTGGTGACCGGCGTGTACTGGCTGGCCGAGCGCTTTTACTTCTGGCCTCGGCGCCGCGCGGCTGCGGCTGCGCTGGAGCAGGCCGCCGTCGAGCGCCGCGCCGAGCTGGATCGCATGGGCATTGCCAAGACTGACATCGAAGTCTCCGAAGACGCCAAGGGTCGCATTCTCATGCAGCCCTGGTGGCTGGACTGGACCGCCGGTCTGTTCCCGGTGATCGCCATCGTCTTCGTGCTGCGCTCCTTCCTGTTCGAGCCGTTCAAGATTCCCTCGGGCTCCATGATTCCGACGCTGATGGTGGGCGATCTGATCCTGGTCAACAAGTTCACCTACGGCATCCGTCTGCCCGTGATCAACAAGAAGATCACCGAAGGCAACAAGCCCCAGCGTGGCGATGTGATGGTGTTCCGCTACCCGCCCCAGCCCACGCTGGACTACATCAAGCGTGTGGTGGGCGTGCCCGGCGATGAAGTGGCCTATATCAACAAGCGTCTGAGCATCAACGGCAAGGAGCTGCCCACGCGCGAGCTGCCGGACTTTCTGGACCGTGACGTGATGCGCTACTTCAAGCAGTTCGAGGAAACTCTGGGCGAGCAGGCGCACCGCGCCATCGTCAACAACGATGTGCCGGCCTTCATTCAGGGGGCAAGCAACTTCGATTTCAAGGAAAACTGCCGCTACAGCGTTGAAGGCGTGACCTGCAAGGTGCCAGAAGGCCATTACTTCATGATGGGCGACAACCGCGACAACTCGCTGGATTCGCGCTACTGGGGCTTTGTGCCGGACCAGAACATCGTGGGCAAGGCATTCTTTGTCTGGATGAACTTCGGTGATCTGGGCCGTATCGGCCGTTTCCACTGA
- a CDS encoding DUF4845 domain-containing protein yields the protein MKNLASRSRQRGLSFIGLVFLVAIIVAVAAIGAQSVPVFLEYQAITKAANKAAAEGSTVAEVKASFDRSASIDDFKSISGNDLNVTKVNDKIVVGFEYSREIHLAGPAYLVYRFKK from the coding sequence ATGAAAAATCTGGCATCGCGCTCCAGGCAGCGTGGTCTGTCCTTCATCGGTCTGGTGTTTCTCGTGGCCATCATCGTGGCGGTTGCCGCAATTGGCGCACAATCGGTGCCCGTCTTCCTGGAGTACCAGGCCATCACCAAGGCGGCCAACAAGGCCGCCGCTGAAGGCAGTACCGTTGCCGAAGTCAAGGCCAGCTTCGATCGTTCGGCCTCCATTGATGATTTCAAGTCCATCTCCGGCAACGATCTGAACGTGACCAAGGTCAACGACAAGATCGTCGTGGGCTTCGAGTATTCCCGTGAGATTCATCTGGCAGGCCCTGCCTACCTTGTTTACCGTTTCAAGAAATAG
- the rnc gene encoding ribonuclease III, with amino-acid sequence MEPALVALQQRLQHQFANPALLQRAITHRSFSADNNERLEFLGDSVLSLAISSLLYAKLASMPEGDLSRVRANLVKEGTLHKIALKLQLPDLLRLGEGEAKSGGKQRPSILADAVEALIGAVYLDAGFAAGEKVVHHLFEGVDINPHMRAADKDPKTALQELLQGKRMKLPQYHVVEISGAAHKQTFKVECTIAEWNISAQGSGASRRMGEQAAAAALLEKVKAKNP; translated from the coding sequence GTGGAACCTGCTCTAGTCGCTCTGCAGCAAAGGCTGCAACATCAATTTGCCAACCCGGCGCTGCTGCAGCGTGCCATCACGCACCGCAGCTTTTCGGCCGACAACAACGAGCGACTGGAGTTTCTGGGCGACTCGGTGCTCAGTCTGGCCATCTCCAGCTTGCTCTATGCCAAGCTGGCTTCCATGCCCGAAGGCGATCTCTCGCGTGTTCGGGCCAATCTCGTCAAGGAAGGCACGCTGCACAAGATTGCGCTGAAGCTGCAGCTGCCTGATTTGCTGCGCCTGGGTGAGGGCGAAGCCAAGTCCGGTGGCAAGCAGCGCCCGTCCATCCTGGCCGATGCCGTGGAGGCGCTGATCGGTGCCGTCTACCTCGATGCCGGCTTTGCCGCAGGCGAGAAAGTCGTCCACCACCTCTTCGAGGGCGTGGACATCAACCCCCATATGCGTGCGGCCGACAAAGACCCCAAGACCGCACTGCAGGAATTGCTACAGGGCAAGCGCATGAAGCTGCCGCAATACCATGTGGTGGAAATCAGTGGCGCGGCGCACAAGCAGACCTTCAAGGTCGAGTGCACGATTGCCGAATGGAATATCAGCGCCCAGGGCTCGGGAGCATCCCGTCGCATGGGCGAGCAGGCAGCCGCCGCTGCCTTGCTGGAAAAAGTGAAAGCCAAAAATCCATGA
- the era gene encoding GTPase Era gives MTDAAKKKIAGTAGAEKAKGQKGPKSVTTDISDPSLDYISAMLAAAKPGSTPTAIRDQEEEAPARVYAPEEQRCGLIAIVGKPNVGKSTLMNALVGQKISITSRKAQTTRHRITGIRTKDETQFVFVDTPGFQTKHSTALNKSLNKTVMGAIGDVDLILFVVEAGSFTLADAKVLSLFKPGIPTLLIANKLDTVGRRAEIAPWLRDMQERHPFAEFVPMSAKNKKDIERMYGICAKYLPQQPWFYGEDELTDRSEKFLASETLREKLFRFTGDELPYTSTVVIDKFEEEPSPKFGRFMRVAATIVVERDGHKAMVIGQGGERLKRISTETRQELEKLLNAKVFLEVWVKVKSGWADDEARVKSFGYE, from the coding sequence ATGACCGATGCTGCTAAGAAAAAGATAGCGGGCACCGCAGGTGCAGAAAAAGCCAAGGGCCAAAAAGGCCCCAAGTCTGTGACTACCGATATCAGCGACCCCAGCCTGGACTACATCAGCGCCATGCTGGCTGCTGCCAAGCCCGGCAGCACGCCGACCGCCATCCGCGACCAGGAAGAGGAGGCTCCGGCGCGCGTCTACGCGCCCGAAGAGCAGCGCTGCGGCCTGATCGCCATCGTCGGCAAGCCCAATGTGGGCAAGTCCACGCTGATGAACGCACTGGTGGGCCAGAAGATCTCCATCACGTCGCGCAAGGCCCAGACTACGCGCCACCGCATCACCGGCATCCGCACCAAGGACGAGACCCAGTTCGTCTTTGTGGATACCCCCGGCTTCCAGACCAAGCATTCCACCGCCCTGAACAAGTCGCTCAACAAGACCGTGATGGGCGCCATCGGAGATGTGGACCTGATCCTGTTCGTGGTGGAGGCGGGCAGCTTCACGCTGGCCGATGCCAAGGTGCTGAGCCTGTTCAAGCCCGGCATTCCCACGCTCCTGATCGCCAACAAGCTCGATACCGTGGGTCGCCGCGCCGAGATCGCTCCCTGGCTGCGCGATATGCAGGAGCGCCATCCTTTTGCCGAGTTCGTGCCCATGTCGGCCAAGAACAAAAAGGATATCGAGCGCATGTATGGCATCTGCGCCAAATACCTGCCGCAGCAGCCCTGGTTCTACGGCGAGGACGAACTGACCGACCGCAGCGAGAAGTTCCTGGCTTCCGAGACCCTGCGCGAGAAGCTGTTCCGTTTCACGGGCGACGAGCTGCCCTATACCTCCACCGTGGTCATCGACAAGTTCGAGGAGGAGCCCAGCCCCAAGTTCGGTCGCTTCATGCGCGTTGCCGCCACCATCGTGGTCGAGCGCGACGGCCACAAGGCCATGGTGATCGGCCAGGGCGGCGAGCGCCTCAAGCGCATCTCCACCGAAACCCGCCAGGAACTGGAAAAGCTGCTCAACGCCAAGGTGTTCCTGGAAGTCTGGGTCAAGGTCAAGTCCGGCTGGGCCGATGACGAGGCCCGGGTCAAATCCTTCGGCTACGAGTAA
- the recO gene encoding DNA repair protein RecO, which yields MASAKRVGDEPAYILHQYDWSESSLILEVFTRHRGRVALAAKGVKRHTSNFRPVLLPLQPLKLSYTLGAEGNAEIHTLKGAEWAGGHVMPQGDALWSGMYLNELLLRLLARDDPYAALFDIYAGVVRVLAGQHGGTTEAIEPVLRAFELVLLRELGHLPDLRQESATLSQVNSVFRYTLVADGGLRQAAGYERAALTGLQWQGIELALQAEQPFPRTLNALAEPEVAQALKPQLRHLLQYHCGSTMLRTRQLMMDLQSL from the coding sequence ATGGCTAGCGCCAAACGCGTCGGCGACGAACCCGCATATATCCTGCACCAGTACGACTGGAGCGAATCCAGCCTGATCCTGGAGGTGTTCACGCGCCATCGCGGGCGCGTGGCGCTCGCGGCCAAGGGAGTCAAGCGTCATACCTCCAACTTTCGCCCCGTGCTGCTGCCGCTGCAGCCGCTCAAGCTCAGCTACACGCTGGGTGCGGAGGGCAATGCCGAGATTCACACGCTCAAGGGCGCGGAATGGGCGGGCGGCCATGTCATGCCCCAGGGCGATGCACTGTGGTCGGGCATGTACCTGAACGAGCTGCTGCTGCGCCTGCTGGCGCGCGATGATCCGTATGCGGCGCTGTTCGACATCTATGCCGGTGTGGTGCGCGTGCTGGCAGGCCAGCATGGCGGTACTACCGAGGCCATCGAACCCGTGCTGCGCGCCTTCGAGCTGGTGCTGCTGCGCGAACTCGGTCACCTGCCCGATCTGAGGCAGGAAAGCGCCACACTCAGCCAGGTCAACAGTGTTTTTCGCTACACCCTGGTGGCCGACGGTGGCCTGCGCCAGGCCGCAGGCTACGAACGCGCGGCGCTGACCGGCCTGCAGTGGCAGGGCATAGAGCTGGCGCTGCAGGCCGAGCAGCCATTTCCGCGAACCCTGAACGCGCTGGCCGAGCCCGAAGTGGCCCAGGCCCTGAAGCCGCAATTGCGCCATCTTCTGCAATACCATTGCGGCTCAACCATGCTGCGCACCCGCCAGCTGATGATGGATCTGCAATCGCTATGA
- a CDS encoding pyridoxine 5'-phosphate synthase, which yields MNTSASPRTALSVNVNKVALLRNTRHLGIPSVTRAAQICLEAGAQGITIHPRPDERHIRAQDVFELHELLKNWPEAEFNIEGNPTQNLMDFIRQTRPHQATFVPDSEDQFTSDHGWSFPQDAERLKPLIAECKALGVRVSLFMDPIPEQMAAAKAVGADRVELYTEPFAANWGKSGQEQQLQAYAMAAQAALDAGLGINAGHDLNRDNLAVFVARVPGLAEVSIGHALIADALELGYSETVKAYQACIDSGMAQKKS from the coding sequence ATGAATACCTCTGCCTCCCCCCGCACCGCGCTTTCGGTCAATGTCAACAAGGTGGCGCTGCTGCGCAATACCCGCCATCTGGGCATTCCATCGGTGACGCGTGCGGCGCAGATCTGCCTTGAAGCGGGAGCGCAGGGCATCACCATTCACCCGCGTCCCGATGAGCGCCATATCCGTGCGCAGGATGTGTTCGAGCTGCACGAGCTGCTCAAGAACTGGCCTGAGGCCGAATTCAATATCGAAGGCAATCCCACGCAGAACCTGATGGATTTCATCCGCCAGACGCGTCCGCATCAGGCCACCTTCGTGCCCGACAGCGAAGACCAGTTCACCAGCGACCATGGCTGGAGCTTTCCCCAGGATGCCGAGCGCCTCAAGCCGCTGATTGCCGAATGCAAGGCGCTGGGCGTGCGCGTGAGCCTGTTCATGGACCCCATTCCCGAGCAGATGGCGGCTGCCAAGGCCGTCGGCGCCGACCGCGTGGAGCTCTACACCGAGCCTTTTGCCGCCAACTGGGGCAAGTCCGGGCAGGAGCAGCAACTGCAAGCCTATGCCATGGCCGCCCAGGCCGCGCTGGATGCGGGCCTGGGCATCAATGCCGGCCATGACCTGAACCGCGACAATCTGGCCGTCTTTGTAGCCCGGGTGCCCGGTCTGGCCGAAGTCTCCATCGGCCATGCCCTGATCGCCGATGCACTGGAGCTGGGCTATTCCGAGACCGTCAAGGCCTACCAGGCCTGCATCGACTCTGGCATGGCACAGAAGAAGTCCTGA
- the acpS gene encoding holo-ACP synthase — MIYGIGTDICDVRRIRASLEKHGERFARKVLADGELATWKARSERWPERGIRYMATRFSAKEAFSKAVGMGMVMPMTWRHCEVIKLPSGQPAIRLHGELKEWFEKNNLTAHLSVTDESDYAASFCVVERKE; from the coding sequence ATGATCTACGGCATCGGAACCGATATCTGCGATGTGCGCCGCATACGCGCAAGCCTGGAAAAGCATGGCGAGCGTTTTGCCCGCAAGGTTCTGGCCGATGGCGAATTGGCGACCTGGAAGGCGCGCAGCGAGCGCTGGCCCGAACGAGGCATCCGCTATATGGCCACGCGCTTTTCTGCCAAGGAAGCGTTCAGCAAGGCCGTGGGAATGGGCATGGTCATGCCCATGACCTGGCGCCATTGCGAAGTCATCAAGCTGCCCAGCGGCCAGCCTGCGATTCGTCTGCATGGCGAACTCAAGGAATGGTTTGAGAAGAACAATCTGACGGCCCATCTTTCAGTCACCGATGAGTCCGACTATGCAGCCAGCTTTTGCGTGGTCGAAAGAAAAGAATGA
- the nagZ gene encoding beta-N-acetylhexosaminidase — protein sequence MSMHAPLIIDIAGTSLTDVDRARLAHPLVGGIILFKRNWEDRSALVQLCADIKAVKPDLLISVDHEGGRVQRFRTDGFTHIPPMRAFGEMWMDDGGKGRKYREGSGAMRAMNAATAAGYVLGTELRACGVDFSFTPVLDLDYGESSVIGDRSFHRDPRVVAALARSLMHGLLQAGMGNCGKHFPGHGFVKADSHVDIPVDKRSLTAILDEDAAPYPWLSSVLTAVMPAHVIYPKVDKRPAGFSEKWLKDILRARLRYDGAIFSDDLSMEGARRIGGELISYTDAALTALNAGCDMVLLCNQSLGLGEHVDELLDGMDAALRDGRWVPDIDSESRRVSLLPDTEPQAWEDLMRQPAYLQALDLLP from the coding sequence ATGAGCATGCACGCCCCTCTCATCATCGATATTGCAGGTACATCGCTGACCGATGTGGACCGCGCACGCCTGGCCCATCCTCTGGTGGGTGGCATCATTCTCTTCAAGCGTAACTGGGAGGACCGCAGCGCGCTGGTCCAGCTGTGCGCCGATATCAAGGCCGTCAAGCCCGACCTGCTGATCAGCGTGGACCATGAGGGCGGCCGCGTGCAGCGCTTTCGCACCGATGGCTTCACGCATATTCCGCCGATGCGCGCCTTTGGCGAGATGTGGATGGATGACGGCGGCAAGGGCAGGAAGTACCGCGAAGGCAGTGGCGCCATGCGTGCCATGAACGCCGCCACGGCCGCCGGTTATGTGCTGGGGACGGAGCTGCGCGCCTGCGGTGTGGATTTCAGCTTCACGCCCGTGCTGGATCTGGATTATGGCGAATCCTCGGTCATCGGTGACCGCAGCTTTCACCGCGACCCGCGCGTGGTGGCAGCCCTGGCCAGGAGCCTGATGCACGGCCTGTTGCAGGCCGGCATGGGCAACTGCGGCAAGCATTTCCCCGGTCACGGCTTTGTCAAGGCGGACTCGCATGTGGACATTCCCGTCGACAAGCGCAGCCTGACGGCCATTCTCGACGAAGACGCTGCCCCCTATCCCTGGCTGTCCAGCGTGCTCACCGCCGTCATGCCTGCCCATGTGATCTACCCCAAGGTGGACAAGCGCCCGGCAGGCTTCAGCGAAAAATGGCTCAAGGACATCCTGCGTGCTCGCTTGCGCTATGACGGTGCCATCTTCAGCGACGACCTCAGCATGGAGGGCGCGCGCCGTATCGGTGGCGAGCTCATCAGCTACACCGATGCTGCGTTGACGGCCCTGAATGCGGGCTGCGACATGGTGCTGCTGTGCAACCAGAGCCTGGGTCTGGGCGAGCATGTGGATGAGTTGCTGGACGGCATGGACGCTGCGCTGCGCGATGGCCGCTGGGTGCCCGATATCGACTCCGAATCGCGCCGTGTCTCGTTGCTGCCCGATACCGAACCCCAGGCCTGGGAGGATCTGATGCGCCAGCCGGCCTATCTGCAGGCGCTGGATCTGTTGCCCTAG